AGGTTATGTTTTTTTACTGCAGGAATGAGCGGAATTGAAGGGGCTTTCCTGATTTCTCGCAACCCCAGTCCTGTACTGACTTGCAGACAGTCTGCACCTAACGCACTGTGCTACAACCAGACTCCACATGGACCCCACTGACTGCCTCAGCTCCCACTTTGTCTTCGCCAAAGATCATCCTTTCTCAGGCTTGGATAGCGAGAGCTGAGTAGTCTGCAAGACCAACCAAATAATGGAGGCCACAGTAAAAATCATTCATGGTTGCGAATTCGGCCTGCTCGTCTTTATTCATGTCATTCCACCCTTGAACGACGTGTGGTAGAATGCTTGCTCTGTATTCCTTtaatagtacatgtaggtcataaaactttttttttggctatGTGGCGTTAGCTCATGGTATTCTTGATGTTTCCTATTATCTTTTCTTCCACCTATGTTGAGCCTGGCATGTCAGTGACTTCTTTCAATATGCTGATCAGAGTGTCTAGGGCTGTTTGGGCAGTCCCACCTTCACTCTCTTGCATTCCAATGGTCATTGCTCTTGGTGTGCTACCATCATTGAACCTTTGTTCACATCAAATGAGGAGTAATGATGCCTGATTTTGTTGTTGCATCGCTTGCAATGGTTAAATCCTCATTTTCTGCTAGAGTCGATGCCACTTGCACTTGAGAGATCTTACATGCTtccagacctacatgtatggtcGCTGCTGTAGATTGCTTCGGGAGTCTGACATTCTCATATTGATGTCTGTTAGGCCCTCCAGGACAGTCCTGACCACACTCTCACATTTCGTCGTACTCACCCCATGCTTGGTTAATAGGTCCATGTAAACCTCTCTGAGTACGAGTATacatttgctttattttgaatGTTGTTGGCTTCTCAAAGTCAACATCTACATTCAACTCTTCCTCCAAATCTCTAATTTGGGTGTTCAGTTGAGCTATCACAGCACATTTTGCTTTCAGCTCTAGTTCTTTCAATTTCCTTGAATTTTGCTCCCATTTTTGATTGGCGATATGATTTTGAAGTGCCCTTTTCTTCTTATTCAGTTTCATGATAGTGTTCATATTCTTCTCTGCCTCTTTTTCTGTGCTGCTCGGAACTTTCCACGTAGCTTTAACAGCTCGCTCTGGCAGTGCAGCAACATGCATTCAGTATGCTTTTTCTGTACCAGATTATTAGTACTGCCTGTTACAGCACTAGCAGTAGTCGTAGTGGTAccactacatgtagatgtagtaGAACTGATAGCAGGAGAAGCAGGATCAGGGATTGAAGATTTATCTCATCTTCAATTGCCTCTCTTGCCTTTTTAAGGCAATGTTAGCTTTTCTTAACTCCTGACTTCTTTTTAAGAAGTATTCCTGCACCTCCATGCATTTGCTACTGCTCTGGTATTCTGTCAAATTCTGTCCTGTGCCTCAGCTAATTCGAAAGCAAACCTGCCTTCTCGGCTTTAAGTATTGCGCGCTCTCTCTTTAAACGCTTGATCGCCTTTGCAGTCACTCCGACTCTGCCTAGTTCAGATTCACATATACTTAATCCTTACATCATCCAGCTCCAGCTTCagcttttcatttcattgctagatgattttattgttttctctaattcttcatttttagtTGCAACCTTTAAGGTCACCTTGCCCTATGGAggggaaggaaaaggaagataTCCGTCAATATACGTAATGACATTCAAGATCAAACAGAATTAAAACTAAATTATTCcaaatgataatgttaataataaatgttaataaacctcgattaaaatatttaaacaatatAAGCATGATCAGATATTACAATTATACATAATGCTTTGtcattgaatatttattagaGGAACATCTGATGATCTGTGCTAACTCTTCCATTGTCATGTCCATCTGCATCCCTCTTGGTGATGTCCGTCATGGTCATGTCAGTCTGTGTCCCAGTCTCGTCAATGGTCGTCCAGGTCACGTCAGTCTGCATCCCTGTGTCTTCCGTCTCGTCCAAGTACATCGTTGACACATCAGTCTGCATTCCAGTTGCCACCGTCGTCACCTGAGATGAAATAGAATATGAatgttaaaaaaacatataatcaatattatcaaaatacaacTGTCTGCTAAGCGAAGAAAGCTGAAAAATGCCAACGCTGTCCTCATCGCAGgacaatttaatttcttttgtataaagtttcatttgattttacttAATTTGATTTCCACATTTGAATACCAAAAGTGCACAAGtataataatttttcaatattacaatcagacatTTTCCATCATAGTGATGAACATAACATGATTCTTATTCTAATCATACTTGGAAAATTGTCTCCTTTATCTTTTTAATTGTAAAGCGTATGTTACTCTGAactgaaaatataaatactGGTATAAACGTATATATAACATATGTATATgataaacatatttcaagagttCCTCGTCACTTTGTAAACTTGAAAGAACACATCCATATAAATGAATATACtaatattataacaaataattgtttctttttaaaactaATCGTCATCACTCACCTGTTTGTCCTGCTTGTCCTCGGGCAGTCGTTGTCCGTTGTCATATATGTTCGAGTCTGTTGACTTTTTCTTTTCGTTGCTCTGTCCTCCCACAGCTGCTTCACGCGCTTGGCGTATTCATCTCCTGATTATTCACACTCTTCGAGCATACTCTATCAACTTGTCACAGAAAGTCCCTTCCGATATTCACTTGTCTTGTTTCTTACGCACATAATGATGCATTTTATCGCCATCATATTAGCTTCATGTGAATCAGTCGATCCAACATTCCACAATCGCGCTCCACTCCTACATTGGTTTTTGGCGTGCTTCTGGTCTCTCTGACTTCCTCCTCTTCCATTTCTGCATGCTTTCCTGACGGCAGGTGATCTTAAAGCATTTTCTCAGTTACCCAGTAAAAGTTAACAAAGAGCACTTCTAATACCTACTTGGTCATGAGTGGCCAGTGCAATATGGGATCTGAAGGGTCATGTCTGCCTTCAAATAGAACATCTTCACCACACATGAACTTGTATCACTTGCCcactttattcaattcaattcaataatggtatttttttgacaatttggcAAGTTCAATTGCATATATGGCAGCCAAATGGCTGAAATTTTAGCATGCTTACAAATACAATAATTGTCCAACATATTGCATTTCAAGTTAAAAGACAGTATACAGATAATTATAGCATGatatcattatatacatgtacatacaaacaTTATGAGgaaaatgaatttcattataaattttaaaaatcaaattgattcaTCAATCAAAATTGCatataatatttattaaaaattacCAATCCTAAAATTTAACACATTAATAAAAACATCTTAACAAAAAGCataaattacattaaaataatgaggtaATGCCCGATGCCACCACTTGTCATGGGAACATCTTCACCAGCTGCTTGATGTCCAACTTTGAACACTATTTGCTTACATTCATGTCACTCTCCTGCTTTTTGGAATTATTCCTTTTCATTGCAGTTTTGATGCAATTTTGATGCCTAAAATAGGTTTCTAGCAGCCTCTGAACTTTTTTCCCCAAATTTCAATTTCGCTCTAAGCATGAGATATcacttgggggaaaaaatggaGACCTATTATTGAGTTCATGTGCTCCTATTGTTACGCTAGGCCTGCGCACAAAACAGGTTTCATAGGACATGCAAAAGGCATATGAAAACTGTTGTTCTTAGTGGAAAATCTTAGTGGAAAAAGTGGGATAAAGCAAACAAGTTTTAGTAACCATGCTGCGTTGGCGTTCAGGAATCTTGGTAGTGTGATACATCTGCTAGCTTATTTGTACTATTATTTTGTTCCATGGTATAGAATCTATTTTAGAAATTATTTGTGATGATACAAATCAAGAGAGGCAAGCAGAATGGTGGACcagtttcaaaagaggtggttgATATGTGGTTGATTCACTATACACCCTGGTTTTCCGCATTTCCTATCATGGATCATGCTCTAAAAAGTGTTTCATTTGCTATGTTtatatttcttcaaaaataattatttttagaatgattataaaaaaaaggattttaagtaaattctgattttatCTCGACATGTTTTCTATTAATGTCTCCTGCAGTCTTGGATCAGCTTTGTGCATGGATGCCAATTTGTTTTCATCAGTATACCAGCTTTGGTGATGTGGTAGATAGCTAGCATGATGTCAGGTCAACATGGGAAGGAGGAAGAGGGAAAGACTACACAATCAAATCCCAATGCTTTGAAACCGTGGCACCAAATGGTTGCCTCTGGCAGTGGGGCCCTCATCACTGCTATAACAAGTAAGATATTGACTTTATCTGGGTTGggacaaaatgattttttctggTTTCAATGGTTTGGTACAAAGCTTTAGATGCAGAGCAGTAAAATTTTATAATTACAGAACACATGAGAAGAATGAGTGAAAGCATAATGTGCCTCTTTTTTACTTGTATTTGCTTACTTTTATCAGAGAAttgataaattttttttctgctgaaatttgtttttaaaacatTGTGTAATTGGTATACTTTAACTGTATGTTGTTAATTTTATTCAATGTAAGAGATGTTCATAGGATGTAATTTATCATATTCCTATTTATTGGTGTGTATGATTGAAAATAACCTTATATGTCTTTATTTTACAGTGACCCCACTTGATGTGGTGAAGATCAGACTACAAGCACAGGCTAAGCCCATGCAGAGTGGTAAGTAATGTATTGACCACTGACCTGTAGTTTAAGTTATAGGAGCttgcatttttgtctcgcctgcatagcatagcaagactataggcgccgcttttctgatggCGGCGGCGtggtcaacattgaaatcttaaccaaggttaagtttttgaaatgtcatcttaACTTAAGGagtatgtggacctagttcatgaaacttagacataaggataatcaagtgtTACTGAACCTCCTGCCttagttttaggtcacatgacaaaggtcaaaagtcatttagggtcaataaaatTAGATCATATTAGGGGAATTAACATAGAAATCTTAAccaggttaagattttgaaatgtcaatTCAAAGGTCTCCATGGGGACCTTTGAATTTTGTTGATTACATATGTAGGGATGCaaataatttgttacatgaTTTACAAACTCTCATGTCAGATCGCGAAACCTTGCGTACCATTGTTGATTCATTCTTGGATGCACCCGATTTGTAGTGTAGTAGATACTTAATTCAAAAAGTATTAAATGTATTAAGGAATACCTATTTCATagcatttgaaataaaaatttgaagtGTAAATTTTAATACTGATGCATAGTAAGATCATTCATCTTCAAAATAAAGTGTATTTGATTGTTTCTGTCACACATGTGTAGGTCAGTGTTTTTTCTACTGTAATGGACTTATGGACCATGTATGTAGATGCCTCAATGGCTCTCAACCAGGAACAGCCGCTCCATGGTACAAGGCACCTAGCAAGTTTAATGGCACCTTGGTATGTCCGCATATTCCATTTCTATAAATAGATAAGAATTAAAATTGATGCGTTTCAATGGTCTCCACAACCATCTCAAATTTAGTATTGGAATGCATTAAGACACCAAGAACTATGGGCTAGGGCAACACAGATTTGGTTTCCAAATTTGTGTGAAGCTTTAAAGAAAACTTCATGAAATTTCACAGATTATTGTGAAAAATGTCAATTTAGGGTTAACCTCAAATTTCCATGTATATGTAGTTTGTACACTTTGAAGCATACAAGGAGTGGGATATGAATTGGGAGGGTCCTAAACCTCCTCTAAATTCACATTGTGTTCTTGATTAGAATGATATATATTACAGTTTAAGAATCAAACTTCATTTTACACTTTTTGGTTACGTCATTGTTCCGAAACTGACACAAACTATATCACAATATAAATTGGTGTACATACGTTTTAACATTGGTTCTTTAGGTTATCACatagtgtacatgtaataagCAGAAGTTTACTAACCGAAGTTTGCTGATTAATCTGACCTGAACGTTTATCACTTTACAGGATGCCTTTGTGAAGATTGCAAGAAATGAAGGAGTTTTCAAGTTATGGAGTGGTCTCTCTCCAACACTGTAAGCTCACCTATTCTTGACTGCATATAGTGATATCACATATGGCTATAGAACTTTGCTTGTTTGTAGATTTTATCTAACTGGTACGTGCAGGTTACACTTTTGTTAGGTTTGACAGCTTTAGTGTATTGTTGTGACTTGCTGTTCAAAACAAGTAAATGAGTTAGCCAGGCTAAGGGCCATGCTGGGATATCACAACTACCATGTATCATTGTACAAACTTCTGtgatattcatatcaaagaagTATATATCTTTGAAACATTactttattacatacatgtctataatttgatttgtatttagtAATTTTTTAGATCATGCATCCACAAAGTCTCTCTTccttgaaatgaatccaatctgtGTAGAACATGAAGCAATTGcatttcctcctttctttccatAGTGTGATGGCAGTACCTGCAACCATCCTGTACTATACCTCCTATGATCAGCTGAAGTACCATCTTGACTACAAGCAGGGTGTCAAGGGAGAGCTATGGAAACCAATGGTAGCAGGGGGCGGTGCTAGATGTAAGTCATTTCCATTTGTCTTTCACCCAGTATAGGCTCATACATACATGGCCCGAAAATGCTTAACAACAACGTTTGGAaacattttgtgtacaaagtcaatggggaaTAAACTTGGAAAAATGTAATAGAGACCTTCAACAAAAGCCAGTGGACGGATAGAATTCTTAAGAAGATTGGCGCAAAGTAGTTTGGTCAGAGTTGTGCAGAGAAATCTGTGACATCATTCAATACAGTACAATGTCATAATGAAacaattgatgatgtcattagCTTGTTCTCGTAATTCTGAACAATGTTTTGAAACTTGAAGCATACAgtatattcatttttgtcagcTTCACAGGGGTGATTTCCTCATGTCTAAACACTATGGTTTGTATTCTGATCCCCAGTtcaatttaaggacgttccccTGTTGTGTTTGCATTCTGACCTGCGCATGTTTTACAAAAATGATTGCATGCTTTTGCTATTAGTTTTGAAATGCCATCCTACCATTAGGAAAGATTCTTAGAGCTTTTCATTAGGAAATTAGGAAATGCTTCCTATTCCTAATCGTTCCTTAATTTATCTTTGTATTTGTactgttctctctctcttttactgcgccttgggcactctgcagagtggatttggcgcattacaaatcacatttattattattattattattaaattgtgGTGTTACAttgtcacaattttttaatgaatcataCAGCAAGACTCTTGGTAtgtggaatatcattatcttcATACTACATATTACCTCAAACAATTGCAGACATGGCATTGACTCTCACTGCCTTTCTTTCCTTATTACAGTATTTGCCTGCACTGTAATTGCCCCACTTGAGCTTATACGCACCAAGATGCAGTCCCGTCCTTTGACCTATGCTGAGATGGTAGGGTGTGTCCGCACAGCTGTCACAGAAGAGGGCATCATGTCGTTATGGAGGGGGTGGAGTCCTATGGTCTGGAGGGATGTGCCTTTCTCAGGTTtgcaaaaagatttttttaacgGTTTATTCAATTCACACTGATTTAAAATGAtagttttctcctttttatcaTCAGGAATGTAATGGAATTTCACaatgaattgaattatattttctttagcAAAGTTAAAAAATCTTTCTTATAAAGTTGAGATGTTGCCAGTGTGTAAATTAAACAATGGAGTAGTCGGTGATGCTTTTAGATAGATGCATAAATCAgttgtgaaaaaaatgaaaggagaaAGGGGAAGGATGTTGGATGTAAGACTTGTCTTTAATAAGTGAGATCATTGGTATTGTTTTTAGAAATGAAGATGAAGGCCAATtcaaaacaatatatacatataaccCTAATTCGTGTCACTTTCCTGAAGTGATCATCACAGCTTGAGGAGTTGGAAGTGAAGTCAGAATGAGGAAAATTGGGGGTTGGACGTATAAGAAGTTTGAATGTATAATTGAATTGCCTTGAAGTCACATGCTGATGAACCAATTTAATAAATTCtgttcattttttgtctcacctgcatagcagagtgagactataggcgccgcttttccgacgatggcggcggcgtcaacaccaaatcttaaccaaaggttaagtttttaaatgacagcataacttagaaagtatatggacctagttcatgaaacttggccagaaggtcaatcaagtattactgaacatcctgcctgagttttaggtcacatgaccaaggtcaaaggtcatttagggttaatgaactttggccaaattgggggtatctgttgaattaccatcataactttgaaagtttatggatctgattcatgaatcttggacataagagtaatcaagtatcactgaacatcctgtgcaagtttcaggtcacatgattaaggtcgaaggtcatgtaaggtcaattaactttggccaaattggggggtatttgttgaattaccatcataactttgaaagtttattggtctagttcataaaacttggacgtaagagtaatcaagtatcactgaacatcctgtgcaaatttcaggccacatgaccaatgtcaaaggtcaataaactttggccatgtgggggtatctgggtcattccatctggattcacccagtggttgcacccgaccgtctcagaattcgttgtaatttggtacacataaaattcaccatggcccacgtacaaaacaaaaaaataagtccgattggtccgtcggttctcgcgctacggcccgcccttttctccttgttttgacaaaaatgggcatgaccttcaactttcaatggccactgcATCGTAatgtgttgaccaattttcatgaaactggtaccatttattaggaaattcagagaggaatccaaaacatgcatcaaataatgtattggagcgatttataaggtcatgaccttcgacctttactttgaccttgagtttgacccccggacaaataattttttaacttgattttcgtgtatgttaattatttgtatgatattgacaaaatatgttaaaaccaatgatgatattttatgtcttcaccttttaaaactcttccaaagataccatgaaatttcactctagtcccacATACTAATATTTATGTTAGTAAAAGTGTTTAcagttacatgatttcttccaatcttaagttacagtatgcatgcacatgaaaagaaattaagctcatcagttcacaaatgaaacattaaacatttatgctcatgaataggtatctgtttaggcattttgatgttcagcaatatatatatattcttgttagtaAAGAGTtaacttttatcatcaaattgttgagtatatgcctatttactaacaggaatatatatatatatatgtatatatatgacacatattgctgaacatcaaattgcctaaacagatacctattcatgagcataaatgtttaatgtttcatttgtgaactgatgagcttaatttcttttcatgtgcatgcatactgtaacttaagattggaagaaatcatgtaaatggttaacactttactaacatgaatgTCAGTATGtaggactagagtgaaatttcatggtgtctttggaagagttttaaaaggtgaaggaataaaatatcatcattgattttaacatattttgtcaatatcatactaataattaacatacatgaaaatcaagttaaaaaattatttgtccgggggtcaaactcaaggtcaaagtaaaggtcaaaggtcacaaccTTATAAAttgctccaatacattatttgatgcatgttttggattcctctctgaatttcctaataaatggtacctgtttcatgaaaattggtcaacacgttacgacgcagtggccattgaaagttgaggGTCACgctcatttttgtcaaaacaagtagaaaagggcgggccgtagcgcgagaaccgacggaccaattggactaattttttttgttttgtgcgtgggccatggtgaattttatgtgtaccaatttacaacgaattccgagagggtcgggtgcaaaattgcacattcattgggtgaattggcatggaatgacccatctgttgaattaccatcataactttgaaagtttatggatctgattcatgaaagttggacataagagtaaccaagtatcactgaacatcttgtgcgagtttcaggtcacatgacctttcaaagtttatagatatagtgtataaaatgtggatataggggtaatcaagtatcactgacaagttttaggtcacatgatcaaggtcaaatgtcaatgaacgtagtatcagagatgccaaccgttacgTTTTTGCCGTATTTGTTACgttttttcacccaaaatacggcgttactttttttctttgtaaaatacgttttcttaaaattttgatcgTGTACAATATGCATTGTGTTTAGCTAGCTGGGTGTTTAAGGTGAGTGTGCATTACGATAGGCAGTGCGGCAATGAATTACGCATAAAGAATCCCCAATGTGGTGGTGCTTTGTGCAGGGTATAAATTAAGGTATACCATAAAATTAATCGACGGCCAGGCGGTCGATGCCCCTATAACTGGCCGTGATGCCTTTACAAAAAGTGATCAATTCACGGCCAAAAAGGCCGTGCCCTTTTTTCTACCTGGCCGacgtgccctttttcaaaactGGTCATGCCCTTTCTCTGTAAGATTAAAATTTACAAAGTTCTCCCatatttcacaagcaaaaatacagaagagagagagaaaaaaacaaagttaaaaaCTAACTCAGATCAATTCAAACTGCAAGccattttccgtgattttctgggatctacacacagacacacacacacacgcaaagttagcatacagtgtacatgtaccagcTGCCGCACGTGGCTTGGCCTGCCTGTGTGGTGTGTGGCAGGCTTGCATGATCGGAGGAGATTTGCAAACTCTGAATCAAAGtgaacaatctcacatgattaacagtttttccaacaaaataatcacaaaatcggcagGACATTTTTATAATTACATATATATGGATCCTCAGATTAATGATTTGGTGATGTAGTCGTAGGAGCAATTTATCAAGTTTTCATTACTAGATCGGtctagttgtttcagctttTGTTTTGAGTGAAATTGAGTCTTATCGTGTTCGCACCGATAACAAGAAGATAAGACAATGGGAAGAGAGATGGTGTGATGCTGCGATGTTCATTTTATCaaagtttgacaatgtttcactttgaaattttattcgtttctaaaacattttagttttctaacaatttttaaatatagtataaaaaagacaaatatcagtaagatttttgttagatgattacatttgttttgtttgcttgaagcttgaattttttttcgtctttaattctttcttaatttcttaattgctttctttcgtttattttctttcttttctatctttttttcttaatcctttcttttatccttcctgcttgctttttttgttctatcttatttcaaatctttcctagctttctttcctgatcctttctctctctctgttcattttttgttcttactttccttttatttcctttcttctttctttccttatttatttttgttcccttcctctcctcttctcttttcattctttctgtcattccctctttcttcttttctttcattcttttcttgctttcactctctctttcgcttcattctttccttttcttttcctttcccttattctttcttattttccttcctgatttttttctctttctttttctttttccattccTTCTTTCTCCATCCTATCTTTTCTAAAATCCCTTTTCCATTCCatctatatttatttcttattatttcctagctttccttcctttttttctgtgttcatttattttcttaattctttACATGTCCctcattgtttttcttctttctttctttctcttactttccttcttttttttaaattttaaattttctttcattctttcatttcttaaaaTTGTCTTTGCATCCTTTTcccttcctctcccttttctttttctttctctcctattattttctttcttttttctcaaggaatgaaaaaaataatttctttcattcattctttcattcatcctccatgttttttattttcctttttttttcgttcaaacattcattcatcatcccttcctttctttttctttctttctttctgttttatttattacaaagaatga
This genomic interval from Lytechinus pictus isolate F3 Inbred chromosome 3, Lp3.0, whole genome shotgun sequence contains the following:
- the LOC129257386 gene encoding probable mitochondrial glutathione transporter SLC25A40; this encodes MMSGQHGKEEEGKTTQSNPNALKPWHQMVASGSGALITAITMTPLDVVKIRLQAQAKPMQSGQCFFYCNGLMDHVCRCLNGSQPGTAAPWYKAPSKFNGTLDAFVKIARNEGVFKLWSGLSPTLVMAVPATILYYTSYDQLKYHLDYKQGVKGELWKPMVAGGGARLFACTVIAPLELIRTKMQSRPLTYAEMVGCVRTAVTEEGIMSLWRGWSPMVWRDVPFSVILWLNYEPLKGRICKEYGLTTPTFPIAFFSGAFAGTIAGVLTQPFDVLKTHRQIEMGDIGDMRRSKQVSSHTLAIMKKLYAEKGLNGLYAGTLPRLFKITPACAIMIGSYELGKSIFVKDVK